A window of Haliscomenobacter hydrossis DSM 1100 contains these coding sequences:
- a CDS encoding sensor histidine kinase, with translation MKNSKTWNLNLLLSLSFVWLSTPGSFAQPANKPIPIPSRNQFIQQIAPYIDGREEIKKVSRTSPDYYRWLTLLSLEKITDQWLQHAHYSKSIPADWIRFWYSGHMADSLDMLEEHIFYQQQLNPVLGFMYRDTTALLLTLIDGDTAVFLINRIKWNGAGHNMLNMHRLYKDDRKEPAYIDVMYEYEGSSSQKLPANITGAFFYPESASKQKNAIAAELKEGSLVVFKREWSIVHQSGIDAIVGPAYRIVAKDKQTQELGYFTIKVVGSPGVTWQLSLFQPAQKNYFVIGEKKMKDSYKYQRLAKKILYYLATIIGGGSAMVLVIFYFVQRRRKHQQLRTQMALSGLRAQLNPHFLFNTLTSIQDLVNQENKSAANRYFNEMAQLLRYVVDSSAEEYTSLAAELAALEKYCSLEALRTPFNYHFDIRPEIDLQNTEIPTMLLQPFVENAILHGLRPSSIPKDLHISIWPEGEYRIGISIIDNGIGIEAGEASHQRSILKRSHQGIKTTQKRIDLLNIGKKQKITLTIVDRSQLKPNQTGTLVQLSIPI, from the coding sequence ATGAAAAATAGTAAAACCTGGAACCTGAACCTGTTGTTGAGCCTTTCCTTCGTTTGGCTCTCTACACCTGGCTCATTCGCCCAACCTGCCAACAAACCCATCCCAATCCCCTCACGCAATCAGTTCATCCAGCAAATTGCTCCTTACATAGATGGGCGAGAAGAGATAAAGAAGGTGTCGCGAACTTCCCCTGACTACTACCGCTGGTTGACCTTACTCTCGCTTGAAAAAATTACCGATCAGTGGTTACAACATGCCCATTATTCAAAAAGTATTCCTGCTGATTGGATTAGATTTTGGTATTCCGGGCACATGGCGGACTCCCTGGACATGCTGGAGGAGCATATTTTTTATCAACAGCAACTCAACCCTGTTTTAGGTTTTATGTACCGTGATACGACGGCCTTACTCCTTACTTTAATCGACGGTGATACCGCAGTTTTTTTAATCAATAGGATAAAATGGAATGGAGCAGGCCATAATATGTTAAACATGCATCGCTTGTACAAAGACGATAGAAAGGAGCCAGCATACATTGATGTAATGTATGAATACGAAGGTTCGAGCAGTCAAAAACTTCCCGCCAACATCACTGGAGCCTTTTTTTATCCTGAATCAGCTTCAAAACAGAAAAATGCAATTGCTGCTGAGTTGAAAGAAGGGTCTTTAGTGGTCTTCAAACGTGAATGGTCAATTGTGCACCAGAGTGGAATTGATGCCATCGTCGGGCCAGCTTACCGCATAGTGGCAAAAGACAAACAAACGCAGGAATTGGGTTATTTTACCATTAAAGTCGTAGGGTCGCCTGGGGTTACCTGGCAGTTGAGTTTATTCCAACCTGCGCAGAAAAACTACTTCGTTATTGGGGAAAAAAAGATGAAGGACTCTTACAAATACCAACGTTTGGCCAAAAAAATCTTGTACTATTTAGCCACAATAATTGGGGGCGGATCTGCTATGGTGTTGGTCATTTTTTATTTCGTTCAGCGCAGGCGCAAACACCAACAATTGCGCACCCAAATGGCCCTGAGTGGCCTGCGGGCTCAACTCAACCCCCATTTTCTGTTCAATACCTTGACTTCCATCCAGGATTTGGTCAACCAGGAAAACAAATCGGCTGCAAACCGCTACTTCAACGAAATGGCCCAACTCTTGCGCTACGTGGTGGATAGCTCGGCGGAGGAATATACCAGCCTTGCTGCTGAATTGGCTGCGCTTGAAAAATACTGTTCCCTGGAAGCCTTACGCACGCCTTTTAACTACCATTTTGACATTCGCCCTGAAATCGACTTGCAAAATACCGAGATCCCCACAATGCTTTTGCAACCCTTCGTAGAAAACGCCATATTGCATGGACTGCGACCAAGTTCGATCCCCAAAGACCTCCACATCAGCATATGGCCAGAGGGAGAGTACCGGATTGGCATCTCTATCATCGACAATGGCATTGGGATTGAAGCTGGGGAGGCCAGTCATCAGCGCAGTATACTGAAACGCAGCCACCAGGGCATCAAGACCACCCAAAAACGCATCGACCTTTTGAATATCGGCAAAAAACAAAAAATCACCCTCACAATTGTTGACCGCAGCCAGCTCAAACCGAATCAGACCGGTACCTTAGTCCAACTATCGATCCCCATCTAA
- a CDS encoding VWA domain-containing protein: MTQLEQEYERFIEFGSILDRKMRRYLVQYLQNKLNPGSYQIPDLKDEYYRYFQAALDQLFAIRDLLPICQRNQRISQQVVLDTLYWLRKTYDKVKYKNPFQEDLNRIDNWAITPLHLFVKRWTILITYLENNYRREDLDAQFYKQRFQTLIGEKALEDLAPEARQRVEILLTDLLAQWDALVQARILEYQISKLGEELDNYLNLLDSKVQEYQKLIKLISPFSDYLGWDMSRSLWEDSSFDVIQQYHELLEDEKSVQELADLLGNLREAEIEMEEESFEKTIIRQEWVSDELTPAEITGVKESGDLNHLLSSEAALLSDPATEDLFMHKWLGKSLLTLQFEDRRLQPSNENYTEVHQRIKQREKGPFIVCVDTSESMYGRPEQIAKVLCLGILKMATRENRRAYLINFSIGIKTLDLYDIANSIDALAKFLRMSFHGGTDISLPLYEAIRQLKTNDYRDADVLVISDFIMYRLDQKALEEVRYFQQNNNTQFHSLTLSNDPNTEILSYFDTNWVYDPAKKGVVREVVKALHHP, translated from the coding sequence ATGACCCAACTTGAGCAAGAATACGAGCGCTTTATCGAATTTGGCAGCATCCTCGACCGGAAGATGCGGCGCTATCTTGTGCAGTACCTGCAAAACAAGCTCAATCCAGGCAGCTACCAGATTCCCGACTTGAAAGACGAGTACTACCGCTATTTTCAAGCTGCTTTGGACCAACTTTTTGCCATCCGCGACCTCCTGCCCATTTGCCAGCGCAACCAGCGCATCTCCCAGCAAGTGGTGCTGGATACCCTGTACTGGCTGCGCAAAACCTACGACAAAGTAAAGTACAAAAATCCCTTTCAGGAAGACCTCAACCGCATCGACAACTGGGCCATCACGCCGCTGCACTTGTTCGTCAAACGTTGGACTATTCTGATCACTTACCTTGAAAACAACTACCGCCGCGAAGACCTGGATGCGCAGTTTTACAAACAACGGTTCCAAACCCTGATCGGCGAAAAGGCTTTAGAAGACCTGGCTCCCGAAGCCCGCCAACGCGTGGAAATCTTGCTCACCGACCTGCTCGCGCAATGGGACGCCCTCGTGCAAGCGCGCATCCTGGAATACCAAATCTCCAAACTGGGTGAGGAACTGGACAACTACCTCAACCTGCTCGATTCCAAAGTGCAGGAATACCAAAAACTGATCAAACTGATCAGCCCTTTTTCCGATTATCTGGGTTGGGACATGTCGCGCTCGCTGTGGGAAGATAGCTCCTTTGATGTCATCCAACAGTACCATGAGTTGCTCGAAGACGAAAAATCCGTCCAGGAATTGGCCGACTTGCTGGGCAACCTGCGCGAAGCGGAAATCGAAATGGAGGAGGAAAGTTTCGAAAAAACCATCATCCGCCAGGAGTGGGTGAGTGATGAGCTGACGCCTGCCGAGATTACTGGGGTAAAAGAAAGTGGTGATCTGAACCACCTGCTGAGTTCGGAAGCTGCACTGCTGAGCGATCCGGCCACTGAAGATCTTTTTATGCACAAATGGCTGGGCAAAAGCCTGCTCACCCTCCAGTTTGAAGACCGCCGCCTGCAACCCAGCAACGAAAACTACACGGAAGTTCACCAACGCATCAAACAGCGCGAAAAAGGCCCGTTCATCGTGTGCGTCGATACCAGCGAATCGATGTACGGACGTCCCGAACAAATTGCCAAGGTGTTGTGCCTCGGTATCCTCAAAATGGCCACCCGGGAAAACCGCCGTGCCTACCTGATCAATTTTTCAATTGGCATCAAAACCCTGGATTTGTACGACATCGCCAACTCCATCGATGCCTTGGCCAAATTCCTGCGCATGTCCTTCCACGGGGGAACCGACATTTCCCTGCCCCTGTACGAGGCCATCCGCCAACTCAAAACCAATGATTACCGCGACGCCGACGTGCTGGTCATCTCCGACTTCATCATGTACCGCCTAGACCAAAAAGCATTGGAAGAGGTGCGTTATTTTCAACAAAACAACAATACCCAATTCCACAGCCTGACCCTCTCCAATGACCCGAACACGGAAATTTTGAGCTACTTTGATACAAACTGGGTGTATGATCCGGCGAAGAAGGGGGTGGTGCGGGAAGTAGTGAAAGCTCTGCATCATCCGTAG
- a CDS encoding ankyrin repeat domain-containing protein, giving the protein MNHLFEALDYAGINMLLENNPELANEGIAFDDNNTTKAHPLHRICDGVFAGKYSDAEAVKLAQLFLDHGSDVNGGELIPQKDSPLVAAASLHADQVAMLYIAAGAEINHPGCHGGTALHWAAWCGRPELVKKLIAVGAEINKLCVEFKSTPLFWAVHGLRSAEGKNLDQYKACVKMLLEAGADKSVPNFEGYLPKQVWEGDEELKGWLG; this is encoded by the coding sequence ATGAATCACCTCTTCGAAGCCTTAGACTACGCTGGCATCAACATGCTGCTGGAAAATAATCCGGAACTGGCCAACGAAGGCATCGCCTTTGATGACAACAATACCACCAAAGCCCATCCTCTGCACCGGATTTGTGATGGAGTATTCGCCGGAAAATACAGCGATGCCGAAGCAGTCAAACTGGCCCAGTTGTTTTTGGATCACGGCTCCGACGTCAATGGAGGGGAACTAATTCCTCAAAAAGATTCTCCACTGGTTGCAGCGGCCAGCCTGCACGCCGACCAGGTGGCCATGCTCTACATCGCGGCGGGTGCCGAAATCAATCACCCTGGCTGCCACGGGGGTACGGCTTTGCACTGGGCGGCCTGGTGTGGTCGACCAGAACTGGTCAAAAAACTCATCGCAGTGGGGGCGGAGATCAACAAACTTTGTGTGGAGTTCAAGTCTACGCCATTGTTTTGGGCGGTACATGGTTTGCGCAGTGCGGAGGGCAAAAATCTGGATCAATACAAGGCTTGTGTTAAGATGCTACTGGAGGCTGGGGCGGATAAGTCGGTGCCGAATTTTGAGGGCTATTTGCCGAAGCAGGTGTGGGAAGGGGATGAGGAGTTGAAGGGGTGGTTGGGGTGA
- a CDS encoding XisH family protein, with protein sequence MAKDVHHRIVRKALEKDGWTITHDPYLLRRLSRKPYEVDLGAEKFIAAERDTEFIAIEIKSFLGSSMTYDFHAAFGQYGVYRFFMDERDMARQLFLAIPEEAYRTFFLAPDIEAICEHFNVKILVYNTTEETIVSWIRR encoded by the coding sequence ATGGCTAAAGATGTACATCACAGGATTGTACGCAAAGCACTTGAAAAAGATGGATGGACAATCACACATGATCCTTATCTCTTACGTAGGCTGAGTCGAAAGCCTTACGAAGTTGACTTAGGTGCTGAAAAATTTATTGCCGCTGAACGCGATACAGAATTTATCGCTATAGAAATCAAGAGTTTTTTGGGATCATCCATGACTTACGATTTTCATGCAGCTTTTGGGCAATATGGTGTTTATCGATTCTTTATGGATGAACGAGATATGGCGAGACAGCTATTTCTTGCTATTCCGGAGGAGGCTTATCGTACCTTCTTTTTAGCTCCTGACATTGAAGCCATTTGTGAACACTTCAATGTCAAAATTTTAGTTTACAACACGACAGAGGAAACCATTGTATCATGGATAAGAAGATAA
- a CDS encoding XisI protein: MDKKIKKYQQVLEAFLQEEADSKTIPGIEFQVITDTRNNHFQLVETGWFEKQFIHSVIFHFQIKPDGKIWLLANNTDMLVAEELVKKGVPALDIVIGFHPESARQFTGFAVA; encoded by the coding sequence ATGGATAAGAAGATAAAAAAATACCAACAAGTGCTAGAAGCTTTTCTACAGGAAGAAGCCGATAGCAAAACGATTCCTGGAATCGAGTTTCAAGTGATCACGGATACTAGAAACAATCATTTCCAGTTGGTTGAAACGGGTTGGTTTGAAAAGCAATTTATTCACAGCGTAATCTTTCATTTTCAAATCAAACCTGATGGGAAAATCTGGCTCCTTGCCAATAACACGGATATGCTGGTAGCTGAAGAGTTGGTAAAAAAAGGGGTGCCTGCGTTGGATATTGTGATTGGGTTCCATCCGGAGAGTGCGAGGCAGTTTACGGGGTTTGCGGTGGCGTAA
- a CDS encoding AAA family ATPase, translated as MQTLSIDAQLRERVRELLSRLCHGLYEREEAIKLALLTALAGESIFLLGPPGVGKSLIARRLKHAFRDGTSFEYLMSKFSTPDEVFGPVSIKKLKEEDRYERLTEHYLPGANVVFLDEIWKAGPAIQNALLTILNEKIYRNGDQDLRVNIRGIITASNELPPRNASLDPIWDRFLLRLELGNIRKFQNFVNMIVDTEDVYQVELPSEVQFSEAELVQFDTAINAVEVPAEVLNTIQVLKLRIDEHNDRPNNQDQQIPIHDRRWKKIVRLLRTSAFLNGRNRVDLMDCFLMIHCLWSRPEQKDLIEEMVTDAIRRHGYTMAVNLNLLKREVEDFEKDVNEEIRVKHTVAEEQLLVVQEDYYELIKEDQQFEGFLVPVKQFRQLNLEDTQVINFFDAKGNLVNRLRAKQGLGMFSIEVLHNDRSHTYSLRTKKGERQEIIFKKPHPVLQKYWEERFEQIRSYLRKQEENLRNNLPEELEFLEHNLFVDARYAEVVKSNLQEVQEALQKVGLGLEKVQFSYAG; from the coding sequence ATGCAAACACTTAGCATAGATGCGCAGTTGCGCGAACGGGTTCGGGAACTCTTGTCAAGACTCTGCCATGGCTTGTACGAACGGGAAGAAGCCATAAAACTGGCCCTGCTCACGGCCCTGGCCGGAGAAAGTATTTTCCTGCTCGGCCCTCCCGGAGTGGGCAAAAGTTTGATCGCCCGGCGGCTGAAACACGCTTTTCGGGACGGGACTTCTTTTGAATACCTCATGAGCAAATTCAGCACCCCCGACGAAGTGTTTGGCCCCGTATCCATCAAAAAACTCAAGGAAGAAGACCGTTACGAACGCCTCACCGAGCACTATCTACCCGGCGCCAACGTGGTGTTTTTGGATGAAATCTGGAAAGCTGGCCCCGCCATCCAAAACGCCCTGCTGACCATCCTCAACGAAAAAATATACCGCAACGGCGATCAGGACCTGCGGGTGAACATCCGCGGCATCATCACGGCTTCCAACGAACTGCCGCCGCGCAACGCCAGCCTCGATCCCATCTGGGACCGCTTTCTGTTGCGCCTGGAACTGGGCAACATCCGCAAGTTCCAGAACTTTGTCAACATGATTGTCGACACCGAGGATGTCTATCAGGTGGAACTGCCGAGCGAAGTGCAATTCAGCGAAGCCGAGCTGGTGCAATTTGACACCGCCATCAATGCGGTAGAAGTGCCTGCCGAGGTGCTCAACACCATCCAGGTGCTCAAATTGCGCATCGACGAGCACAACGACCGCCCGAACAACCAGGATCAACAGATTCCCATCCACGACCGGCGCTGGAAAAAAATCGTGCGCCTGCTGCGTACTTCTGCTTTCCTGAATGGCCGCAACCGGGTGGACCTGATGGATTGTTTTCTGATGATCCACTGCCTCTGGAGTCGGCCCGAGCAAAAAGACCTGATTGAGGAAATGGTGACCGATGCCATCCGCCGCCACGGTTACACCATGGCCGTCAACCTCAACCTGCTCAAACGCGAGGTGGAAGACTTTGAAAAAGACGTGAACGAGGAAATCCGCGTAAAGCACACCGTAGCCGAAGAACAACTCCTCGTGGTGCAGGAAGATTACTACGAACTGATCAAGGAAGACCAGCAGTTTGAAGGTTTTCTGGTGCCCGTCAAACAGTTCCGCCAACTGAACCTGGAAGATACCCAGGTGATCAACTTCTTCGACGCCAAGGGCAATCTCGTGAATCGCCTGCGCGCCAAACAGGGGCTCGGCATGTTCAGCATCGAAGTGCTCCACAACGACCGCAGCCATACTTACTCCCTACGCACCAAAAAAGGCGAACGCCAGGAAATCATCTTCAAAAAACCACACCCAGTGCTGCAAAAATACTGGGAGGAGCGCTTCGAGCAAATCCGCAGCTACTTGCGCAAACAGGAGGAAAACCTGCGGAATAACCTGCCGGAGGAATTGGAGTTCCTGGAGCATAATTTGTTCGTGGACGCGCGGTACGCGGAGGTGGTGAAGAGCAATTTGCAGGAAGTGCAAGAGGCCTTGCAGAAGGTAGGGCTGGGGCTGGAGAAGGTGCAGTTTAGTTATGCGGGGTAG
- a CDS encoding FKBP-type peptidyl-prolyl cis-trans isomerase — protein MIVEEHNVVTLSYELRNGGPEGEVMEIMNVHYPFKFFCGSDQLLPAFEEQLRGLEEGDAFEFVLPPNLAYGEVDPEQILEIPRSLFDEGDESSLENVLVEGNFIVLSDEEGEDFNGKILSWNEEQVKVDFNHAMAGKTLHFKGVVLNIRKATVDELIRKQVVEEDGVRGWDWGVN, from the coding sequence ATGATCGTGGAAGAACACAACGTCGTTACCCTGAGTTACGAATTGCGCAATGGCGGCCCGGAAGGAGAGGTCATGGAAATCATGAACGTCCATTATCCCTTCAAGTTTTTTTGTGGGAGTGATCAGTTGCTACCTGCTTTTGAAGAGCAGCTGCGCGGCTTGGAAGAAGGCGACGCGTTTGAGTTTGTCCTCCCACCCAATTTGGCGTACGGGGAAGTCGATCCTGAACAAATCCTGGAAATACCTCGCTCACTTTTTGATGAAGGTGATGAATCTTCTTTGGAAAACGTCTTGGTAGAAGGCAATTTCATCGTGCTTTCAGACGAGGAAGGGGAAGACTTTAACGGCAAAATCCTCTCCTGGAACGAGGAGCAGGTGAAAGTGGATTTCAACCACGCCATGGCTGGCAAAACCTTACATTTCAAAGGGGTAGTGCTCAATATCCGCAAGGCCACGGTGGATGAACTGATCCGCAAACAGGTGGTGGAAGAGGATGGTGTACGCGGCTGGGATTGGGGCGTGAATTGA
- a CDS encoding trypsin-like peptidase domain-containing protein yields the protein MKQTLLLALVLFICGMQARAQQAPTKDQWEHPLFGRMPRVSMPLQNNAALQAEEYSLREMGRAPQFAKAIEVNYTPDNSGRWEEIASGQSRWRLGVRSQGAYSLNFGFTGFYLPAGAEFFLINSRTAEKMGPFRSADNEDHAEFWSPIIESEEVILEVILPTRQKTDLCLRLGFVNHDFVNLTKVRSSECHIDIICGQNNGYPQVENFRNVAQSVGLISIRGTSICTGFLVNNGKEDCHPYFVTARHCQSRASDAPSLVVYWNFQNSICRQPGSTANASPGDGKFDTFNTGMIQRSSNSNSDFTLLELDDPVVLDANAYFAGWNTNNQTPTGGVATVHQAGTEEKRFSYSTRSTYLGNWGAATQVSNGNHLIVPRWDIGSTEDGSSGAPLFNQQGQVIGQLHGGTALCGNTGYDSFGTWNASWNAGASLNTRLRDWLDPNRNALEQIGGRWHYECLNSIQLDQENRSICGLGSATWNIQLNNPNAQSIQFSILNLPAGLKAQFSKNPITGSSNSLELRNESSTLSGFHTLKLQAIVGSDTLSRFILVEIVQAPQPVQALEPQNGDNLVPLPVQLRWHKGKFAQQYTILLARDAAFRDIIGRYRSLDTTYLINKLDLKGTYYWKVWGINTCDTSLVPNTFQEFTIAPSIQATVLPEFQALCQADSMVLLLKAADAYQGSAMLSYRVTPRTALSLSFSEDPAKINAGVLFQAKARNLRPLLPGNYELTFYTRQNNLRDSTKVSFSITAAPRIPVLSTPAVSTVLLDKRPILSWSSSGAVERYELEVATDSAFLFPVWTANLELTEYQRAQDLAAGRYFWRVRAVNSCGITESKIQSFTVFQSNLSKINDLDVGIEPIPSTGRVTLHLSADIDGASIELYNMSGQLLSTIVPGQVFRDWTMDLSRYPAGMYVLRLKHRQSSVGLRVILQR from the coding sequence ATGAAGCAAACTTTACTTTTAGCGCTTGTTTTGTTCATTTGTGGCATGCAGGCCCGCGCCCAACAAGCTCCTACCAAAGACCAATGGGAGCACCCCCTGTTTGGCCGGATGCCTAGGGTAAGCATGCCATTACAAAACAACGCGGCGCTACAAGCAGAAGAGTACAGTTTGCGGGAAATGGGCAGGGCACCTCAGTTTGCCAAAGCCATCGAAGTAAATTATACCCCTGATAACAGTGGGCGCTGGGAAGAAATTGCATCTGGACAAAGCCGTTGGCGGCTTGGCGTACGCTCGCAAGGAGCTTATTCCCTCAATTTTGGCTTTACCGGTTTTTACCTCCCAGCTGGAGCGGAATTTTTTTTGATCAACAGCCGTACTGCCGAAAAAATGGGTCCCTTCCGCAGTGCTGATAACGAAGACCACGCCGAATTTTGGAGTCCGATCATCGAAAGTGAAGAAGTCATTTTAGAAGTGATTTTACCTACCCGCCAAAAAACCGATCTGTGTTTACGACTGGGCTTTGTCAATCATGATTTTGTCAACCTTACTAAAGTGCGTTCTTCCGAATGCCACATTGACATCATTTGTGGACAAAACAATGGGTATCCCCAGGTTGAAAATTTCCGGAATGTGGCCCAGTCCGTGGGACTGATCTCTATCCGCGGCACCTCCATTTGTACGGGGTTTTTGGTCAACAACGGCAAAGAAGATTGTCATCCCTACTTCGTGACGGCTCGGCACTGCCAGAGCAGAGCCTCGGACGCGCCTTCGCTGGTCGTGTACTGGAATTTCCAAAACAGCATTTGTCGCCAGCCGGGTAGCACGGCCAACGCCTCCCCCGGTGATGGCAAATTTGACACGTTTAATACGGGCATGATCCAGCGTTCTTCCAACAGCAATTCCGATTTTACGTTACTCGAACTGGATGATCCGGTTGTATTGGATGCCAATGCCTATTTCGCCGGCTGGAATACCAACAACCAGACCCCAACGGGGGGCGTGGCTACAGTACACCAAGCGGGCACTGAAGAAAAACGCTTCAGTTATTCGACCAGAAGCACTTACCTCGGCAACTGGGGTGCAGCTACCCAGGTGAGCAACGGCAACCACCTGATTGTGCCCCGGTGGGACATTGGCAGTACCGAAGATGGTTCTTCCGGTGCCCCCCTTTTTAATCAACAAGGGCAAGTAATTGGGCAATTGCACGGGGGGACAGCGCTCTGCGGCAATACTGGATACGACTCCTTTGGCACCTGGAATGCATCCTGGAATGCAGGTGCCAGCCTGAACACACGTCTGCGCGATTGGCTCGATCCCAACCGCAATGCACTGGAGCAAATCGGCGGGCGCTGGCATTACGAGTGTCTTAACAGCATCCAGCTCGATCAGGAAAACCGCAGCATCTGCGGCCTGGGTTCAGCCACCTGGAACATTCAGTTAAATAATCCGAATGCCCAGTCCATTCAATTCAGCATACTCAATTTACCAGCGGGATTAAAGGCACAATTCAGTAAAAATCCAATTACGGGATCCAGCAACAGCCTGGAGTTGCGCAACGAGTCCAGTACCTTGTCGGGATTCCATACCCTCAAGCTTCAGGCCATTGTTGGAAGTGATACTTTATCGCGCTTTATTTTGGTGGAAATCGTTCAGGCCCCCCAGCCCGTACAAGCACTAGAGCCCCAAAATGGCGACAACCTGGTGCCATTACCCGTACAATTGCGTTGGCACAAAGGTAAATTTGCTCAACAATATACCATATTACTGGCCCGAGATGCGGCATTTAGGGACATCATAGGGCGGTATCGCAGTTTGGATACCACCTATCTAATCAACAAGTTGGACTTGAAAGGTACTTATTATTGGAAGGTTTGGGGCATCAATACTTGTGATACTTCCCTGGTACCCAATACTTTTCAGGAGTTTACCATTGCGCCCAGTATCCAGGCAACGGTTTTACCTGAATTTCAGGCGCTTTGCCAGGCCGACTCGATGGTATTGTTGCTCAAAGCAGCCGATGCTTACCAGGGTTCGGCAATGCTGAGTTACCGCGTGACGCCCCGGACAGCCTTGAGTTTGTCCTTTAGCGAAGATCCCGCCAAGATCAATGCTGGAGTACTGTTTCAGGCTAAAGCCAGAAACCTGCGGCCATTGCTCCCAGGTAATTATGAGTTGACATTTTACACGCGCCAGAACAACCTGCGCGATAGCACCAAGGTCAGTTTTTCCATCACTGCTGCCCCGCGTATTCCCGTGCTGAGTACTCCAGCAGTTTCTACAGTTTTACTGGACAAAAGGCCAATTTTGAGTTGGAGCAGCAGCGGTGCTGTGGAACGCTATGAATTGGAAGTTGCTACGGATTCGGCATTTTTATTCCCGGTATGGACGGCAAATTTGGAACTTACCGAGTACCAAAGAGCACAAGATTTGGCGGCAGGGCGCTACTTTTGGCGGGTTCGGGCGGTGAATTCATGTGGCATTACGGAATCAAAAATTCAATCGTTCACGGTGTTTCAAAGCAACCTGAGCAAGATCAACGACCTGGATGTAGGGATAGAACCCATTCCCAGCACAGGCCGGGTAACCCTGCACCTCTCCGCCGATATTGATGGGGCGAGTATTGAGCTGTACAACATGAGTGGGCAGTTGTTGAGCACAATTGTGCCGGGGCAGGTTTTCCGCGATTGGACCATGGATTTGTCTCGCTATCCGGCGGGGATGTACGTACTGCGGTTGAAGCACCGGCAATCTTCGGTGGGCTTAAGGGTGATCTTGCAGCGGTGA
- a CDS encoding sugar phosphate isomerase/epimerase family protein, which produces MRHYIKTSHTKLLRIVILATALMTFWGSYVSVAQQVKRVSSKAPIKLALNAYSFNDLLLAKEPRDKQPLYTLFNLMDWCAGQKIAAVDLTGYYFPNYPEVPSDEYIAKVRNKAKQLGIVISGTGIRNNFASPDPAVRAADVALAKKWIEVAAKLGAPVLRLFAGEVPKGYENKWDEVAGWMIECYKECAAHGEKHGVKIGIQNHGDMLQTAEQCLKVLKGVNSKWAGIIVDTGNFKTPDPYVDIEAVVPYAVNWQVKESAFGIGSTVKTDCVRLMKILKKTGYKGYLPVETLLVRGKPYDPFALVPELLNELNLAMKEVY; this is translated from the coding sequence ATGCGTCACTACATCAAAACAAGCCACACAAAACTCCTGCGGATAGTTATTTTGGCTACTGCTTTAATGACATTTTGGGGTAGTTACGTATCGGTAGCGCAACAGGTTAAAAGAGTAAGCAGTAAAGCACCCATAAAACTGGCACTGAATGCTTACTCTTTTAACGACCTGCTACTGGCAAAAGAACCAAGGGATAAGCAGCCCTTGTACACCCTGTTCAATTTGATGGATTGGTGTGCCGGGCAAAAAATTGCAGCGGTAGACCTTACCGGGTATTATTTCCCCAATTACCCCGAAGTTCCCTCTGATGAATACATCGCAAAGGTGCGTAACAAGGCAAAACAGTTGGGAATCGTGATCAGTGGAACCGGCATACGCAACAATTTTGCATCACCCGATCCGGCGGTAAGGGCTGCTGATGTGGCTTTGGCAAAAAAATGGATTGAAGTGGCCGCCAAATTAGGGGCACCAGTTTTGAGATTGTTTGCTGGTGAAGTTCCCAAAGGGTATGAAAACAAATGGGATGAAGTAGCGGGCTGGATGATCGAATGTTACAAAGAGTGTGCGGCGCACGGTGAAAAACATGGGGTTAAAATCGGTATTCAAAATCACGGTGACATGCTCCAAACCGCTGAACAATGTTTGAAAGTGCTGAAGGGAGTCAATAGCAAATGGGCAGGCATCATTGTGGATACCGGTAATTTTAAAACCCCGGATCCCTATGTGGATATTGAGGCAGTGGTCCCGTATGCGGTCAACTGGCAGGTGAAAGAAAGTGCCTTTGGAATCGGCAGTACGGTCAAGACGGATTGTGTTCGTTTGATGAAAATTTTAAAAAAGACGGGCTACAAAGGTTATTTACCCGTTGAGACCCTTTTGGTGCGGGGAAAACCTTACGACCCTTTTGCCTTGGTACCGGAACTACTGAACGAGTTAAACCTGGCCATGAAAGAGGTCTATTGA